CACATGGACATATATCACTATTACTTCATGGATACTGCGACAAATTTTGGAATTTTTTACTCACCATCATTGGACAGAATGCAGTGGTTCATGGAAGAGGTctaccatcaccttctccagACCACTAAGGATAGATAATAAATGTGACCTTATCatgcacatcccatgaagaaatatattaaaaattgAGGAGAAGAGAGAATGGCTCTGATTTTGCAATAAGGATAATGGTGAGACTAACGACAAGTAAATTGGACAGCAAATAATGTCCATCCACCCATGTGCAGTAAAATGTGAAAGTCCAGAAGGTGCTATCTCATTTCCCTGCTCCTTCACCAAGTGTGGTGAAACAGGATCTCATCAATAGATTTGGGAGGCGTTACCAGGTTTGGATACAGGTGGGAGGTTAAAATTGGCAAAAACCTGAGAATGTTGGGAAGTTGGCTTCAACTGACGTTCACATTTACATTGAATGTGGAACAGGCAGGTAGCCTATTAACATATGCTAATCATTCAGTTAGAGTGATATTTCAACTCCCTTTCAACACAACTATTGAGGGGGCTGACTCAGACTCATAGAAGCATTGCACTTAAATGCTCAGTAGTCACAACTGTTTTCTTACCTACTAGTGGGAAAGGGTTTGTTCACGGTACTTCTGCTGATAGCTTACTTTCTACTTGCAAGAGACTTTTTTGAATCAGGGCAGGATGGATGGCACTTTGGTTGTCTTAGATTGGACCTTGAATGAGTACCAATCTGATCAGCCCCAGTATTCTGCTCTTGACCTGTAGTTGGACAGCAGGGAGGGGAGCAGCAAACAAGTGAGGTCTGCCGGAGGCCTACCCTGTGACATAGGGTGTACAAGCAGAGGCTAGGTTCCCTTGATATGTTCGAGCAGCAATGTTTCAGGAGCCTCAGGTTGTTGATTCAGGTGGTAGCAAGGCGTCTCCAGTCTGCTAGAAGAAGACCTGCTGCATGCTAGACCTGCTGACCAAATGTTTCCTGGGCTGTTAAAGTGACCATTTCCCTCAATATTTTACTCTTTAAGATCCTTCCAGAGCTGTGCCAAAGACATATCCAAGATCTCCCATAATTGTATTTCTTAAGTGCTTTTAATTCAGGGGTCAAGTGACAAACTGTTAAGAGCTGACTATTGCAGTTTTTGATGTCATCAAACCCCCTTCATTAGATTTCAGGTTGACAATTCAATGTCAGTTTTCTGTTGTTCCCCatgtttctctttctgtttttattttccctTTCCTATACTTATCCTGTTTCTTTACAGTTCATTATTTTGCTGTTCTTTTTAGCTTGCCTCAAGTGCCAATCCTTTGAAATGAAAAATCTTTTCATTTTCACACCCAATATCAGGCCAAACATTCTGAACGTTAATACACATCGAGTAAACACTGTGCACTATCTGACAATATGCCCTTAGCACAGCCTCGGAAAAGTAACCCATTataatttttttcttcatttttatATATACTGATTTTGTCTGAGTGAGCTATCAGGTGTTTattcaattggaactttaatgctGTGGACCTGAGTCATGGCTACGGAAATTAATTTTGTGTTAGAACCTTTCAGCCAGTAGGAGAGCCTCTCATTAAAATTGGATTCAAACCAAAATGCTGAGTGAAaatccacctcactcactcattttCAAAGCAACATCAAATTCAAATACTTAAACCAGTTTTGCAACAGCCTCCTTTGTGGATGAAATCTGTAAATTTCATCAATCTGACTTGCACTCAAGCTGAGGCATATCATGaacctgcttttctttgaagtaACAAATGTGGCACAAGCTGCAAAGGGCTGTCGTGATAATCTACATATCTTATAAGAAATACTTTAAAATAGCATTACATTAAGAAAAACCACAAACATTTTTGACTAAGGGGTAGAGTTTAATACAAATGTCTGTGTGACATGTAATAACTGTTAGGAaacagagatagtttaagtaagttatattggtatttgtaggtgttaggaatgagtcttagctttaatgtttgtttgatttgtatttctgtatctgtgtgctaAGAAAGATCAAATGgagctttagtttcactttaaaaaggtgcttgcatttctaatgagagtttacgacttaagaagttaagcaaacacgaGGGTAGAAGAATTGGACTGAATGGGCACAGagaggcaggttcctcccacagatgcacagaaaagctagaaacaaCAGTTTGTTTTGGAATTTCAGCAAGTTTTGAAGATAGCTACCAGGCAGGAGCAGCCTAGAAGGGGCAGACAGCCAGCTCCAAGCTAAGGAAAAGACCCAAAAATCCAAGGCAGTGCAACAAGAGAaggtcccaagcagaccttctagtcaaaggaaggacaggaacctgggaaaaagtcctgttaagtaaagtgtgaggggcagagagaaaggttccaagcttcagatttaaagagacaaaagctgcagaaagcagctttaaagtgagaacagcttgcaagaggcaaaaaggttcaaagagacaactgaaggtctgtagctcttggctatgggcatgtgaagtagtagtggtactgttgacagctgagtcagtgagatagtgagtgtgtggaaggcAGCTTAAATGCaggtggtgacccaggggagaagaacatcagaaggagagttaaaaaaacctggaggtgaacccttgcgggaggcatctgagagagagtgtcagtttgggagaagattccaagacaagttcttggaaagtggagattggaagccctcgtgtgaaagacgttgtgcagtgagacaggttggCTCACGGTCTGGGGGGTGTTGAGAGACCCATAGCATCTggctgaggtggcatctgtcacttggtttcagagtgtggtgtgtctgaccacaggatacctattggtacatggactgtgtacttactgtggacattggagtataaggtagcttttgtaacttgtgttatccttacataCCTGTCTATAGCAGTAAAggtataattgtgggtgaagAAGTATTGTAATATGGTTCATCTTTCCTTGTTAAGTAAAttatttttttgttaaaagttcatcagctgactcctgtgactctggtCGGTAGTTACTCTCTACGTATCTAGACaagcaaataaaagttaggatctatcaagccgggttccactctgggatcagacttgtccaggggtaacctcaacATGGGATCGTAGCATAATGTAATAAGAGAAAGGCGGTGTAAAGGAGGATAGCACCTTTCAGAGGAGAACTCGCCATGTTCTTTGGTGTGACTCATCCTATATTGGTCCTCATATTCACCCAGCTCTCACCGGTGGATGCAAGCAGTTGTTAGCTTGTGACAGCAGCTACACCCTGGTAAACCACTTCGCAAGTGAGCCAATCCAGTTGAGGGTTGTTGTCTGGTCTCCTACCCTCGCTGACATATGAATTTGTCTACTCTGAAATGCGAAGACTGATTCGAGCAAACTGGTCAGATGAGACCAATCTAAGGTCAACGGTTTTGAGGGGTCAGCACCATGATGAGGAACTTGTAGAGCTCGAAGACACTGAAGACGTCCTGATCACCCACTGCATCTGAATCTACCTCCAGCCATCTAGACTCATCTTGCCAAGAAATGTCAGGGTGAGATAGTGAGGCTGGTGATGCACAACCCTCTCACTGTAATCTAATTCATGCACAAGTCATGTTTGATATCTTCCTATCAGTTGTAGTCCATCATCTTATTCGTCACAAGCCCTGTGGGGATGGGTGAGTGAAGTAGCGGCAGGTATGGATTCACTGGGAGCTGTAGCTGCAAACCTGCACACGGGCAACTCAGGCCATAGGGTAATTTTTAACTGGAAGGAAGCAGAAGTGGAACTTGGCAGCCCACCAAGCAACTGAGCATCCCTTTTCAGAGTCACACGGCTCACCTCCCCAGCATGAGAAGGGGCTAGAAAAGGTGCCCTAAACATGTCtgctgcccaccccaccccctgccctgcAGACCACAGCTGGCTGGGATCCCATCCACAGTAATAAGCCAATCTCAAAGTCAATATCACAACTCCTAAGTGAAACCCTCAAAGTGTTCTTATAGTGCTTTCCACTTGTACAGGCAGACGATGGAGGCATCTTTTTATTCATGCATGATGGTTCCTTGCTTCCACATAGACTGAGAGTTCAGTGAGCTTCTTGACCAGGCATTGATCTCCAATTGTAAACCTCAGCTGGGATAGcatcaactcctggaagctttgCATTCGACAGGAGTTTGCTTGGATTTGTTGTTTCTGACAGCTTGGGAAGTTTACAGGATCACAGACTATCAAGAGAGCAATCGATGGCAACCTGTGGCAGCCCGTTGACTGCTTCTTAATTGACAGACGAAGGCCGAGGTAAAGTGCTCTGCTTACCTTTCGCGAATTTGGATCTTTTCTATGAGCAGCGTTCACCCATCAGCACTAAGGTTTGGTGATGTACCAGTAGACGGGGGCCCGTAGACAGATTTCAGAGCATTGTGGAATCTCTTCCAGTCTTTGTGGTCTGCCGATGACTGAGTTGTCCGTTCTCATTTATTTTTCTCTGGTCATGCTGCCCAAGGCAGGAGGACCATGCCTCATGTCCACACCCACTCTTGCATTGAAATCCTTCAGTAATTAAAGATGTCCTGATTTGGGGATTCTGCTGATAGTAGTGCCAAGCTCCGCATAGAACTAGTCTTTTGCCTCTGTAGTGAAGCACAGCGCTGAAGCATAGATACCCATTAGGTTAATTGGCCCTGTTTGAGCTGAGAAGCAGATGGAGAGAACATGTTCTGAAACATATGTTGGGGGTATTCTGTCATCAAGAGTAGCGACTTCCCTGCAGAAAGGCCTACACCTTACTCACGCATTTCCTTTGAACTCTTTCCCCTGCCAGATGAATGTGTAAATCCTTTTCTTTCAGTGATCTGCTCTAGGTGAGCCTTGTCCCTTGCAGGGATGCTATGTCAATGTTCAGCCTATCAAGTTCCATGTCAATCACTGCTGTCTTACACACGTTACTGAGCAGCTGCAAGTCATGTTAGTCCCGTGCACATGGTCCTGATATTCCAGCTTTCCAATCAAAGAGTTGCTATCTTCTTTTTGTTTATTTTACTTGTCTGCTTGGTACAATGGATCCTGACCGCTTGTTCAGCGGAGACTCTAAGGTCCAAGCATCCATTGAACCAAATGGACCTTGGCGGTTAGCACCTTACTAGtcgggttgcagtgggtggtggttgaCTGCTTGGGCATATTGGTCCCTCCTACTGTCAGCGACAGCCTAAAGCACCCATTTTCCACATCAAGTCAAGCTTGTTACTCATTGCAGCTACACCCTGCATTATGCTAATGCTctgcagcaaaactggagtgtccCCTCTAGGATGCAAGCCTGGACAAAATTTATGGAGACCCTGGGCTGCCCAAACATCAGGGTCACCCTCTCAACCTTCCCAATTAGAGTCCAAAGGACAACAAAACACTGTTTGACACCAGATTGGTTACAGGTGTTGCCAGAAAAATGGCATATTTACAGCAGTCAACCTTTGGGCTCCACTCCAGATTTTTTGTCAGGTCTTCTCCATTAGCCTTCAACTCTCCCAAGGTATCCACAAGGCAGTAGAGCTATTCGGCCACAGCTCAAGTTTGGTTCTCGAGTGCCAGGGCACGTCCACATAGCAAAGATCTGTACATTGCATGGCTGGGTGCCAAACTTCCTCAGCCTTCCTCTGCAGCTTTGGCCTGGGGCTGTGAGAGACCCACAAGGAAGCATAGCTGAGGAGTTACTGATGGAAAGGCTgtgtgctgatggagagacttgCACATTTGACTCTCTTTTTCGCATTGTTGCTAGCCAATGGTGTAAGCcgaaaatgagaagcaaactagCATATGAGTGGAAAGCAATGCTAACTCGCTTCACTCATACACTAGATGCATTACATTGACCTGTTGAACATGCATGTTTTTAGTGTTGATCAACAATGGTAAATTCTTGGGGTTATTTTCTGCAAACTGAGACCCTCTGCCTTCACAATAAATCTTCACATAAAAAAGCCAAAAATGATCTCATCATTAAAACCATTCAAATTCAAAGAGTCTTCATTTTGTCTGTTTTCATATTATATGAATGAATGTTTACGTAATCATTTTAAATGTATGTATATGCACTGCATTATCAAATTAAGTGACTAAGATTATAATGACCAAGGTCTTAGGCAAGTAAGGTACTATTTATTCATCTCATCCATAACTGCCACACTCAGATCAGTATAAAGCAATGCATATTTATTGTCAAGTATTATCATTTTTTAATAAATTATCTTCAGAGCTGAATTAAATAAGCATTAAATGTTATAAAAAATGTATAATGTTTTAAGATGATTGAGAAGATTTTATTTTAACACAATTCTTCTCTTCCCACACAAAACGTTTAAATAGACACCACCACTTGGCAACAACATGGAGTGTTGTTTATCCAGTTATATGTGACACTAGTAAATGACAAAATATTATCTTTACTCTACTGAAAAGCCAAATTGGGGAATAACAGTTGAGGTGTAGTAATTTCGTAGAGCAGGCACGTGTGATTATAAAATAGTTTTAAAGCTAGTATTGTGAAGTACACGTTTAAGTAATGATTTTTACTTGTTTCCTTCCAGCTGCCGTCAATTCATTCACAGAAGCAAGACAAAAAGCGAAAGAGCAGAGATTGCAGAGTTTGCCTGATCTGCAAACAGGAGCACTACAACAGGCAAGTCCAGAAGAAAATTCACCTGATAAAACAAATGAGATAAAAAAGGATGATACTGCTGGTGAGAAAACCAAAACACCAGCCATGAAGCAAACCAGTGCAATAGTAAATAAACCGGAAACTGAAGCTCCACATGAAGTCAGAACTTCCATAACCCAAGCTGCAGAAGTTACACTGGCCCACCAAGATATTGAAGAGAAGAAGTGTACCCtgtcagaaacacagaaagaATTAAATGTTCCCATTAAGTCAGAGAATACAAAACCTATTGAAGCAGATGTCAGTAACCAGGATGTCTCCAGTGATGAAGAAAAGGAATATTTTGATGATAGCACAGAGGAGAGGTTTTACAATCAGACAACTAGTGATGACAGCGGAGATGATGATTTCTTTATTGGAAAggtgaaaaaaataaataaaaagaagcaAGAACTTGATCCAACTTTTGAAAGCAACACTGTGAAAGAAGATAAAAAAAGTATGCCAAGTATCATGAAAGAAGGAAAGAATGATCCCAAAAAGAACAGTGGCACAAAAACATTTGGATCTTTATTTTGTAATAATTTGTCTGGTTCAAAGGCTTCAACGCAGAAGAGGTAAAAGCCAGGTTTAATTTTGGTTTCAAATTTGTTTTTGAATTAAATTGTTATAAATAATACAAAAAATAAATACTGTTTCCCGACAGCAAGATAAACTATGTTTCAAACCTCTTTCTATATTTTCTCAGCCACTTTCGAGGAAATAACCAGAGCAAGAAATCAGGTCAGTGTGGATACTTTTTAAAATTGGCTTTTCTATGATCATTTTGACTCCAATCCGTATCTTATAAACATGATTGAGCCCTAATTTTGAAACTGAATTTCATGATGCTGTAATTCTCTTTGCTGTGGAAGTGCCAAGGTTTACTGCACCATGAGAATTCTGTAAACAAGTAGGGAACACGCCACATGATGGAGTGCTTGGGAGCACTAATTGGTGGCACCATAAAGTGATGGGATGTTGATTTGCCCTGTTTCTTCGTGAGGAAAATGCCAAGCTGGGGGGAGGGAGTTAGTGTTGTGGGTACATGGTCATTCTTGTGCACTTCTTAAGTGCTTATTTCAAGCAGCAGGCTACAGAGTCTGCTGGGAAAAGcagcaaaaaggaaaaaaaataacaATACAGAAGAGTCCTATAAAACCATAGGAAATAGACTTGGACTTTCAAGCAtggtccaccattcattaagatcattgcTGAACTTCTatatcaactccattttcctgctctaATTCCCCTGTCTTTTGATACCCTCAGAGACAATATATATAtgatttcagtcttgaatatactaatCAACTGAGCATCCCCAACCATCTTCATAAAAGAATAAGTTAAAGCATTTAGCCCAATGTTTCCGTCTCTTGTAATAGATCATGTCAGGGACTGCCCTCGATTTGTTCAATTTTCTGATGATGTGAAATCAAAAATTTCTAAAACATGAAAACTGAAAACTTCCTCGCCCTTGAGAGGAAATGAGCAAAAAAATTTCATGCTATCCACCTACAATGATTGATGCCTGAAGAATTTTGTTCCTTGAAAAGATTCCAATGAACAGGGCAAGATGGTGTGTGGGGCTTATAACACCAAACGTTGAAACGCCAGCTCACACTAGAAAAAAAATGAATCTATATGTTttgggacatttttttttcctcattttttcaacaagtattatttttattctttgatgggatgtgggtgtcgctggcaggtcagcatttgttggccatccctaattgcccttgaactgaatggcttgcgagggttatttcagaggcagttaagagtcaaccatattgctatggatctggagtcacatgtaggcaagaccaggtaaggatggcagatttccttccctaaaggacattagtgagccagatgggtttttatgacaatcgaagACTGTTTCATCAGTGCATGGAAATTAAGCACTTTCTCGCTTCTCTCTTAGTCATTCGGTGTTGCAGGATATCTGCGGAATAAGGATTCCTTTATGCTGCCTCAGTTATGTGTTTTAATGAAGAAAGCATTCCTGTTGTACAAGTCTAAATAGACAATATCTCAGTCTTGTAACCCTGCTGATAAGTATATGAAGCCATGGTCATTAAGACCGAGCGtgaattttcccagcccattCCAAGTAAAACCCTTATTTCTAAGCAAAGAAAACAAATTTTCATTCCATCAGTTTGGCCTAGATGCTAACCAAGATTTTAGAAAAAGGGTAATGTGTTAACTCGCTGCCCTATCCTGGACCTGGGATGATATTTTTATGAAGATTAGATTGGACCATTGTATGGCTCTCAAAGCCTTCAGAcatcattttttaaaacaaaaaatatcCCATTCAATTTCTTATCTCTGAAATGTTCCCATTATTTGCTACTGCATTTAAGAATTTCCTGACACAAAATTAGTTAATTTTGTTAATGAGTTAATTTCTGCCccgtatgtttttttttaattcagatCTCTGTAAAGGATCATCCTTTCCCTCAGGATAAAATGAATGCTTTCTTATGTAATACTACTAAGATATGAAAAttgatactttttaaaagatataACAGTATGGGAGGATGGTATGTTGATCTAAAGCCTCTTGTGTGGTATAGTTGCATTATACTGTAAATGAACTCGAATTGCTTATAAATTATAATTCTTACTTTGTTGCTTTTTGCTTGTACAGATGTTAAACAAGACAAAAGCTTGTCCTTTCGTGACAGATCATGTAGGAGGCCTGGTGTTGTAATTCCAAAGCCACAGCAATCACTTCATCCCTCTTGGGAAGCAAGCAGAAAGCGGAAAGAGCAGACCCAAATCCTTGCATTCCAGGGGAAAAAGATCAGATTTGatgattaattttttttaaccagggaaataacattttattacattattttGTATTCAAGGCAGTTCTATATAATGACAGTTATCACATAAACAACAAACATCTGTCCTGTGTTTTTATGCCAAAAGGAATTGTAGAGTTCATTTTAATGCAATTTATTTATCACAGATAGTTTCCAGATTTTTTGAAGTACCCTTTctggaaaaataaacatttaaaattcaTATTAAAATGCAATACAAGATTTGTTAAATATTAAGTATGTAATACGGGATtgcttttttaatatttttttcagGCTAGAAACATTCGAAATATGAAAATAAAGGAAGTGTTAAATTGGAAAATTTCTATAACTATAATTCAGTGAATCTTCTCATTCAACATTTTGGCAGTTATTCAAATTTGTGATGGTCAGTGTTTTGTCACAATTGTAAAACAGATCCATGTAATCATTTCCTACTGTGTCTTTTGTGAATTATTCCCACAGCTTGATGATGCTTTAACCTTGAATATTTAAAGGCATCTCTTTGTTTAAGCTTCCAATGATGAATGGTATTAAGAGAACTAGACAAATGCAAACTAGACAATGTTGAGGAGTTCTCTGAATAAATTCTGTCAATAAATGATAAATTTGTTACAGACATTTTACTGGAGTGCTCAGAAAAGTTAATAGTTGATTttaaaccaaaaacaaaaatcatGGATATTGTCCTAAAACTCTTCTGTAGAGGATTCTATTTTTCGAACCTTAGACTGCTGACTGCTCCAAAGAATTTTAGTTCATGGCTGGCTCAAGGAATCTAAGTTGGGTGGAATAGTGATTTAGTGAATAGATTGTTGTACAGTATCTATATTCTGTAACATGATTATCATTCACTGCATAAAATCACAATCGTATAGCTGAGAATACCTAACCTCTGAGattctattgtttttgcactcattACAATTAAGGCAACAGAATCTTATGGCTATGTCGTGTTTTATTTTTGGCCTTTTGATTCACAATTCTGAGATGTTATTGACCCATTGTGTTTCTGTCAACACAGaattttgaattaaaaaaaaacacaacacagcAGTGCAATAAGCTTCTGTTGCCATTGTTAGCATACATAACAGGATTCTCTGTAAGTACTTCAGGGGGAAAATGGGCGTGGGGCTCACAAAGCACGATGAACACTTTTCCATTGCAGGCAGCACAGAAACCTCGGGCAATTATAGCAGTGTGCAGCCCAGTGCTAAACACACTGTTGAGTGGCTGAACAGCTCAGCAGGGAGTTGAAACTCCTGTGAGGTTAGCAATATTTAAAGCTACCCTGCACTACTTAAACCCATACTGCACCTTTTATAGCGGCTGTAAGTGGTTGAGGAAGAGTGCCTGGCCTGCAAGCAGAGTGACTTATAGTGCAAGAGGGGAGAGAACATGCTCTTAGGTGCTCAGGTGCTGCACTGGAAGCCTTGGTGCAAGAGATGGAGACCCACTGGAGGCCCTCCAGACAGACATGGCAAGGCTGTGGGATCAGAGAGCCATTGTCGTCAATGTGTCCCATCCCTAGGACCTGAATGCAGTGATGCGAAATGTTCACTGATCTCACACaagtggtcagtgaatgcatcttcaagtgCCATATTCTACCAATTGAACAGTCAGCCTCAGAAACTGTTCAAGGCACcataccccatcactcacctacccccAATTTCTTTCAATCATGACACATACCTATCATTCATGGTTTCACCTTACCCTGTCATACTTTGTGCTGCTGCAAGGCTCACATCACATCTGGCAGCTTGCACTGCATGCCAGCTAGTGAGCTATAACAGCCACATCATCCAAATGCATTGCACCATTCTCCCTGATGCACTTCTGTCTCTCTTGCTGGACAAGGTGGCGTATAACCAGATGCAGAAGCAGCTGACTGGCAGGGGACAGGTCAGTCTGCATACCCTTACGCCCATGGGAGAGATGGTGCTTGCCAATATGGGAGCAGCCATGACTGAGGCTGTGGCCAGCAGCAGGGCTGAACCTATCAAAAATGATAGTATGTATGGTAAAACCTAATCCTCCTCCTCCAATTCCATTTACCCCTCTTtcctcaatctcttctgattAACAAACATACACCGCCAATCATGGCAACCCCTGCTGTTTGCCTTTCTTTTAGATTCCAAAGAACAACAGCCTGCCCAGGCACTGGTAGAAGAAAAACAATTTGAAAAGCAGAAAGACAGTGATGAAGGAGAAAtacagtcattctctctctcacttgcaacAACCAGCTCAGATTTGAACATTCCACATATTTATAAGATAGCTAATACACAGAAGCTGGGCCTGGTGCGACTAGGATGGGTGGGCTCCAGCCAGGGCAGGAGACAAGGATAGTACAGGTGACAACCCATTGGAAATCAAAATCATACACCCATTGTGCTGCAATGGACTGAGATGAGTACATCAGCAAGGTGACATACAGAAGGTGGCTGATGATTGTGCACGCGGAAATCATTGGTGTATTGACAGATCTGCTCGAAAAGCTTGCTATTGATGTGAGGAGCAATGTCGAGTCTGGCACCATCTGGGCTTTACGCAGAACTTGGATCCCATCCTTTTCAGTTTGGAAATGGTGACCAGTTCCATAAGAGCACTTGCAATCCATCCATGATGCAACATCTGATGATTGATTTCTCAGCTTCCCTTGCAGCACAAACAGAAGCTACTTAAAGTTTGGATGCTGCACTGGAAGCTCAGCTTGCTGCCGTGCAAGCTCTTACAGCTCCCAtgaaagctcagactgctgccaccataCCTGTGGATACCAGTGTACTATAGGAGGCTTGTGGGGTGTTACAGCACTTCAGTAATCTGTCTTCTAATATATTGCTAAGGCACCACCCTGTGGGAATGGCAGTGGGTCCATGGAGCATAAGCTTGCCGTCTTCATCCTCCTACCAGTGCCATTCTTTCAGTGCCCATGCAGAGATGGTGCAGTCTGAAACATGGCTTTCCAGGCCCAGAGCTGTTTGAGTTAATCTTGTAAGGTCATCTGGAGTCTCtctcactgaaagtcagcagccttccgcCAGCTATGCACAGCCACTGGGATAGCACTGTGTAGCAGTACAGAGACAGGCAAAATCTAACgaaagacaggcactaaggaatTCACAAGGATGATTAGTTGACTTTTGCATGGAATATTGCATGGTTTAATTTATAAATTAGGTTTCGAATATTTTTTTGGTGATGGCTTTTCTTTTAGCATTGTGGCCAAGTGCAGTTGTGCTGGTTACAGGTAAGGCATGGGACTGTTGGTGGCATGGGAATTGAGGCTGCAGCCCTGGCAACACAGTTACAGGAGCCTCACAGTCAGTCCAGCGAAAGAAAGCATCTGTTAGTTGCCGTCTCATCCTCCTCGCTTCCTGAGCTCTTTGCTGTATACCTGGTGGCAAGAGCTGTTCCCTTGAGATGGCTAGGCTGTGCAACATACAGCAGACCAAGATGTACTTAGATGCACGCTGTGCTGAGTACATCAGGTCTCCAGAgcagtccaggcagtggaagcattgtttaagcaatggtctgc
This is a stretch of genomic DNA from Carcharodon carcharias isolate sCarCar2 chromosome 4, sCarCar2.pri, whole genome shotgun sequence. It encodes these proteins:
- the srfbp1 gene encoding serum response factor-binding protein 1 isoform X3, with protein sequence MEDAILKNVRRAERLLEEIHTMKDLKPDYVSRTALQRDLNFETVCKKPNSTVVERAVARIVSHPLISKKIAAIKAAVNSFTEARQKAKEQRLQSLPDLQTGALQQASPEENSPDKTNEIKKDDTAGEKTKTPAMKQTSAIVNKPETEAPHEVRTSITQAAEVTLAHQDIEEKKCTLSETQKELNVPIKSENTKPIEADVSNQDVSSDEEKEYFDDSTEERFYNQTTSDDSGDDDFFIGKVKKINKKKQELDPTFESNTVKEDKKSMPSIMKEGKNDPKKNSGTKTFGSLFCNNLSGSKASTQKSHFRGNNQSKKSDVKQDKSLSFRDRSCRRPGVVIPKPQQSLHPSWEASRKRKEQTQILAFQGKKIRFDD
- the srfbp1 gene encoding serum response factor-binding protein 1 isoform X2, with translation MAAAVPMNINNEIVKLRKDVKKARTLIIRKLTRNIAQLKAKKGMEDAILKNVRRAERLLEEIHTMKDLKPDYVSRTALQRDLNFETVCKKPNSTVVERAVARIVSHPLISKKIAAIKAAVNSFTEARQKAKEQRLQSLPDLQTGALQQASPEENSPDKTNEIKKDDTAGEKTKTPAMKQTSAIVNKPETEAPHEVRTSITQAAEVTLAHQDIEEKKCTLSETQKELNVPIKSENTKPIEADVSNQDVSSDEEKEYFDDSTEERFYNQTTSDDSGDDDFFIGKVKKINKKKQELDPTFESNTVKEDKKSMPSIMKEGKNDPKKNSGTKTFGSLFCNNLSGSKASTQKSHFRGNNQSKKSDVKQDKSLSFRDRSCRRPGVVIPKPQQSLHPSWEASRKRKEQTQILAFQGKKIRFDD
- the srfbp1 gene encoding serum response factor-binding protein 1 isoform X1 is translated as MIRNYRGPRLLGTRCKIVKLRKDVKKARTLIIRKLTRNIAQLKAKKGMEDAILKNVRRAERLLEEIHTMKDLKPDYVSRTALQRDLNFETVCKKPNSTVVERAVARIVSHPLISKKIAAIKAAVNSFTEARQKAKEQRLQSLPDLQTGALQQASPEENSPDKTNEIKKDDTAGEKTKTPAMKQTSAIVNKPETEAPHEVRTSITQAAEVTLAHQDIEEKKCTLSETQKELNVPIKSENTKPIEADVSNQDVSSDEEKEYFDDSTEERFYNQTTSDDSGDDDFFIGKVKKINKKKQELDPTFESNTVKEDKKSMPSIMKEGKNDPKKNSGTKTFGSLFCNNLSGSKASTQKSHFRGNNQSKKSDVKQDKSLSFRDRSCRRPGVVIPKPQQSLHPSWEASRKRKEQTQILAFQGKKIRFDD